In Dysidea avara chromosome 3, odDysAvar1.4, whole genome shotgun sequence, a single window of DNA contains:
- the LOC136250138 gene encoding MICAL-like protein 2: MALSGVKALQAWCKNVTDGYPGVNIKNMTTSFRDGLAFCAIIHHFRPDLIKFDQLKPGDIIKNNQLAFDVAERVLNIAALLDAEDMLALETPDKLSVCTYVSQYYNYFKDKTPQGAKPSAPSAGGVAGAAADIKKPKVENVGPRNNQPVVTKYSSAVTTPTVAATSKPSVVANQKLPNSRTTPPFSAAAPAIIKSPTPTQYSATPSTISANQVRAPPVKVPTIAATSHTPKITSNMTKATVSHTPSSSSTITKTTASYTPKITSNVTKATVSHTPSAPSTVTKATASYTPKIASNVTKTTVSHTPSAPSSITKTTASHTPKMPPTSQSVAGARSNLSSLISAMQAKESRQQGAKQLGGGAPPAVVNSTPISTSATNKTTTTSNIYMPPTKPVTSVVTKPVAPVVSKPASSVVTKPVTPVVTKPARPAAPVVTKPIVTYSSVTKPVTSTTVTVNKPTAPEVTKSFVHTSAAKPVTSTSSQPVVPAKITTPVIKPAAPVTHTVVTKPVAPVTSVSTVTKPVSSVAVTPSSNKPEVGATKWSRQPVTKSSDEAKPVVVKDSTGPPVIKVTNMSSQDDLPNRPIPKRTVRAGSKQLRRDSIMGSEKCEGCGERVFLLERISVENHVFHRSCLKCSQCNCLLNTGDYFYDQPSDKFYCKVDYRNLVRSMSMKRSMAERGISLQQLNEEEKQASKKSAKDLKPISNKVAVPLSSHKPSVVKPAHDPSTETVERAPSEGESRFGVQLKKISHDKVEQEQAKPPEQPKDLPPVKPPRSRKQKFPPKMDQVGENQETKEESAPPTGPEFSIRTNSEPPRPDSAPLKADRTPPKADHTPLKTDHVPPTTDHTPSKPSRPPPPKIVKKLPESQSVAATSTNAPPSGVHRATTAEISLGISGSKGGTLQDISHKLTLLERQLSELEFQGVQMEKKLRQGGDEDDNDDMMKEWFDLVCDKNKLLRQEADLVYMARYMELIDRQHQLEDEIHQTMSKDPNSKSLRQQLEEDALVAEYVELVEQRNRLVINLEDDRIRCLQEDKSLAESVSFPLPKEQ; the protein is encoded by the exons ATGGCCCTGTCAGGGGTGAAGGCACTGCAGGCATGGTGTAAGAATGTCACTGATGGCTACCCTGGTGTGAACATTAAGAACATGACCACATCATTTCGTGATGGTCTGGCATTCTGTGCTATTATACATCACTTCCGACCTGACCTAAT CAAATTTGACCAGTTAAAACCTGGTGATATTATTAAAAACAATCAATTG GCATTTGATGTAGCAGAAAGGGTGCTCAACATTGCAGCACTATTAGATGCTGAGGACATGTTAGCACTTGAGACTCCTGATAAGCTAAGTGTGTGCACCTATGTGTCCCAGTACTACAACTATTTCAAGGATAAGACCCCTCAGGGAGCCAAACCTTCTGCTCCTTCTGCAGGAGGTGTGGCTGGGGCAGCAGCAGATATAAAGAAGCCTAAGGTGGAGAACGTTGGACCAAGAAATAATCAGCCTGTTGTTACTAAATATAGTAGTGCAGTAACCACACCCACTGTTGCTGCAACTTCCAAGCCTTCTGTTGTAGCCAATCAGAAGCTGCCGAATAGCAGAACCACTCCTCCATTTAGTGCTGCAGCTcctgccatcattaaatcacCCACTCCCACTCAATATAGTGCCACACCCTCTACCATTTCAGCCAATCAAGTGAGAGCACCACCTGTTAAGGTGCCAACTATTGCAGCAACAAGCCACACTCCTAAAATTACCAGTAATATGACCAAGGCAACTGTTAGTCACACTCCTTCATCTTCCAGCACCATTACTAAGACAACAGCTAGCTACACCCCTAAGATTACCAGCAATGTAACCAAGGCAACTGTTAGTCACACTCCTTCAGCTCCCAGCACCGTTACTAAGGCAACAGCTAGCTACACTCCTAAAATTGCCAGCAATGTAACCAAGACAACTGTTAGTCACACCCCTTCAGCCCCTAGCAGTATTACTAAGACAACAGCTAGCCATACTCCCAAAATGCCTCCAACCAGTCAATCAGTTGCAGGTGCTCGTAGCAACTTGTCTTCTCTAATTAGTGCCATGCAAGCTAAAGAAAGCAGGCAGCAAGGAGCAAAGCAATTAGGGGGAGGGGCTCCTCCTGCTGTTGTCAACTCCACCCCAATCTcaacttcagctacaaataagacCACAACGACTTCAAATATTTATATGCCACCTACCAAACCTGTTACTTCGGTAGTCACTAAACCTGTTGCGCCTGTTGTCAGTAAACCTGCTAGTTCAGTTGTCACTAAACCAGTTACACCTGTTGTCACTAAACCTGCTAGACCAGCAGCTCCAGTGGTTACTAAGCCAATAGTTACGTACTCATCAGTTACTAAACCAGTTACTTCTACTACTGTGACTGTTAATAAGCCAACTGCTCCTGAGGTTACCAAGTCTTTTGTTCACACATCAGCTGCTAAACCTGTTACTTCAACCAGTTCTCAACCTGTTGTACCTGCTAAGATAACTACTCCAGTTATTAAACCGGCTGCACCAGTTACTCACACAGTGGTGACTAAACCAGTAGCGCCAGTTACATCTGTATCAACAGTCACCAAACCAGTTTCTTCAGTTGCTGTTACTCCCAGCTCAAATAAGCCAGAAGTCGGTGCAACTAAGTGGAGCAGGCAACCTGTGACCAAATCAAGTGATGAAGCTAAACCAGTAGTAGTCAAGGACTCCACTGGCCCTCCTGTGATTAAAGTAACAAATATGTCATCACAAGATGACCTACCTAACAGACCTATACCTAAGCGTACAGTAAGAGCAGGCTCCAAACAGCTGAGACGCGACTCAATAATGGGTAGTGAAAAGTGTGAGGGATGTGGTGAACGAGTGTTCTTGTTGGAGCGTATCTCGGTGGAGAACCACGTGTTCCATCGGTCCTGTCTGAAATGTAGTCAGTGTAATTGTCTACTGAATACCGGTGATTATTTCTATGATCAACCCTCAGATAAATTCTATTGTAAAGTTGACTACAGGAACCTTGTGCGCAGCATGTCAATGAAGCGTTCTATGGCAGAGCGAGGTATCTCACTGCAACAGTTGAATGAAGAAGAGAAGCAGGCATCAAAGAAGTCAGCAAAAGATCTTAAGCCCATCAGTAATAAAGTGGCCGTACCACTATCAAGTCACAAGCCATCTGTTGTGAAACCTGCTCATGACCCAAGTACAGAAACTGTTGAGAGGGCACCATCTGAAGGAGAGTCCAGGTTTGGAGTGCAGTTGAAGAAGATATCTCATGATAAAGTTGAACAGGAGCAAGCAAAGCCCCCAGAGCAGCCAAAAGATTTGCCTCCAGTTAAGCCTCCTCGATCACGCAAGCAAAAGTTCCCTCCTAAAATGGATCAAGTTGGAGAAAATCAAGAGACTAAAGAAGAAAGTGCACCTCCTACTGGTCCTGAATTTTCAATAAGAACTAACAGTGAACCTCCTAGACCAGACTCTGCACCTCTAAAAGCAGACCGCACACCTCCAAAGGCAGACCACACACCGCTGAAGACAGACCATGTACCTCCAACAACAGATCACACACCTTCTAAGCCAAGCCGTCCTCCTCCACCAAAAATTGTCAAAAAGCTTCCAGAGTCTCAATCAGTTGCAGCCACATCCACCAATGCTCCACCCTCTGGTGTACACAGAGCTACAACGGCAGAGATCTCCCTGGGGATAAGTGGCAGCAAGGGAGGTACTCTTCAGGACATCAGCCATAAGCTCACTTTGTTGGAGCGACAATTGAGCGAGCTAGAGTTCCAGGGTGTTCAGATGGAGAAAAAGCTTAGACAAG GAGGAGACGaagatgacaatgatgacatgatGAAGGAATGGTTTGACCTCGTCTGTGATAAGAACAAGTTGCTCCGACAAGAAGCTGACTTGGTATACAT GGCTCGTTATATGGAGCTAATTGATCGACAGCATCAACTAGAAGATGAAATACACCAAACAATGAGCAAGGACCCTAATT CTAAGTCACTACGACAACAGTTAGAAGAAGATGCTTTAGTAGCAGAATATGTGGAGCTGGTGGAGCAGAGAAATCGTCTAGTGATAAATTTGGAAGATGACCGGATCAG GTGTTTACAGGAAGACAAGAGTTTGGCCGAGAGTGTCA GCTTCCCTCTTCCTAAAGAACAGTGA
- the LOC136250139 gene encoding uncharacterized protein encodes MKLLFAVLLLLEVSWCWAENYRRDDDRTEFPDDLDVEDDGPVEYCFKTVARTVGDRDPAERQITRRCCEGWYTPQGKALCSAKHNSDVPQQLKNCDKCSKELRDLKERVERFEKLFKSRPHDISGLEKQVEILEKFNRNHIERISVMEGQILNLTIEMSHIVAQQQGMIEERSATLPSDPCYGLTCPDHPGAMCLVTTRCGQDVAVFVDENFHTVNCNTDGLCDLLPPTYCTTDPCQGLICNGFPEAFCVVADCDCTPTFMLPDGSKPLCLNDDDSPTPEYQATQISSVIS; translated from the exons ATGAAGCTCTTGTTTgctgtactactactactggaGGTGTCGTGGTGTTGGGCGGAGAATTATCGCAGAGATGATGACCGCACG GAATTTCCAGACGACCTGGATGTTGAAGACGACGGTCCAGTTGAGTACTGCTTTAAGACAGTTGCCCGAACAGTGGGGGATCGCGATCCAGCTGAGAGGCAGATAACGCGACGATGCTGTGAAGGATGGTACACTCCGCAAGGGAAGGCACTGTGCTCCGCCAAACACAACTCAGATGTCCCTCAACAGCTGAAAAACTGTGACAAGTGTAGCAAAGAGCTTAGAGATTTAAAGGAGAGAGTGGAGAGGTTTGAAAAGTTATTCAAGTCGCGACCACATGACATCAGCGGTCTTGAGAAGCAGGTAGAAATTTTAGAGAAGTTCAACCGGAACCATATTGAAAGGATCAGTGTCATGGAAGGACAGATATTGAACTTGACTATAGAAATGAGCCATATAGTGGCACAACAGCAAGGGATGATAGAGGAACGCTCCGCTACACTACCATCTGATCCTTGTTATGGTCTCACATGTCCTGATCACCCTGGGGCTATGTGTTTGGTGACGACCAGATGTGGCCAAGATGTAGCAGTGTTTGTTGATGAGAACTTCCATACAGTCAACTGTAACACAGATGGTTTGTGTGACCTACTCCCCCCTACCTACTGCACCACAGACCCTTGTCAAGGGCTAATATGTAATGGCTTCCCTGAGGCATTCTGTGTTGTAGCTGATTGTGATTGCACACCGACGTTCATGTTGCCTGATGGATCAAAACCACTCTGCTTAAATGATGATGACTCACCTACACCAGAATACCAAGCAACTCAAATTAGTAGTGTGATATCTTAA
- the LOC136250140 gene encoding U1 small nuclear ribonucleoprotein C-like: MPKYFCDYCDTHLTHDSPSVRKTHNGGRKHKDNVRLYYMSWLEEQAQSMISQTTAAFKAQQGLIAPPFMAAGIPPPGIMPPPMRPGIPPPIIPGIRPPVLPTVGATPFPVGIPPPAVGVTPGIQSTAGSEGVANPQMMAPPPGVSVPPPASSSSSS; the protein is encoded by the exons ATGCCCAA GTATTTCTGTGACTACTGCGACACTCACTTAACACACGACTCC CCCTCAGTCAGGAAGACACACAATGGTGGCAGGAAACACAAGGACAATGTCCGGCTGTACTACATGAGCTGGTTAGAGGAACAAGCTCAGTCCATGATAAGCCAAACTA CTGCTGCATTCAAAGCCCAACAAGGACTAATTGCACCTCCTTTCATGGCAGCAGGTATTCCCCCTCCTGGAATCATGCCACCTCCTATGCGACCAGGAATCCCCCCTC CAATAATTCCTGGTATACGACCACCAGTGTTACCCACTGTAGGAGCTACACCATTTCCCGTAGGCATTCCCCCTCCAGCTGTTGGAGTAACACCTGGCATTCAGTCTACTGCAGGATCAGAGGGTGTGGCTAATCCACAAATGATGGCCCCACCCCCTGGAGTGTCTGTACCTCCACCAGCATCGTCATCGTCTAGTAGCTGA